Proteins encoded within one genomic window of Polaribacter sp. NJDZ03:
- a CDS encoding SDR family NAD(P)-dependent oxidoreductase: MKQTAFITGATSGIGKATAEIFAKNNIRLILCGRRAERLSELKETLSKLTEVTTLRFDVSKREEVATAINSLPENFKQVDILINNAGNAHGLSSIQDGDIDDWDAMLDINVKGLLYVSKAIIPQMTERNNGFIVNIGSIAAKEVYPNGNVYCASKHAVDALNKAMRIDLNKHNIRVSAIHPGAVQTEFSDVRFKGDTEKAKSVYAGYKALQAEDIADIIYFVISRPYHVNIEDLVVYPTAQASPTILNKL, translated from the coding sequence ATGAAACAAACAGCATTTATAACCGGAGCTACTTCTGGAATTGGAAAAGCAACCGCAGAAATTTTTGCAAAAAATAACATCCGTTTAATTCTTTGTGGAAGAAGAGCAGAAAGATTATCTGAACTTAAAGAAACTTTAAGTAAACTTACAGAAGTAACTACTTTACGGTTTGATGTTTCTAAAAGAGAAGAAGTAGCAACAGCTATAAATTCATTACCCGAAAACTTTAAACAAGTTGATATTTTAATCAATAATGCAGGGAATGCACATGGATTGTCTAGCATACAAGACGGCGATATAGATGATTGGGACGCTATGTTAGATATTAACGTAAAAGGCTTATTGTACGTTTCTAAAGCTATCATACCACAAATGACAGAAAGAAACAATGGTTTTATTGTAAATATTGGCTCTATAGCGGCAAAAGAAGTATATCCTAACGGAAATGTGTATTGTGCTTCTAAACACGCTGTAGATGCTTTAAATAAGGCTATGAGAATAGATTTAAACAAACATAACATTCGTGTTTCTGCAATTCATCCTGGAGCAGTACAAACTGAGTTTTCAGATGTTCGTTTTAAAGGCGATACAGAAAAAGCAAAATCTGTGTATGCAGGTTATAAAGCTTTACAAGCAGAAGATATTGCAGATATTATTTATTTTGTAATTTCGAGACCTTATCATGTTAATATAGAAGATTTAGTAGTGTATCCAACAGCGCAAGCATCACCAACAATTTTAAACAAGTTATAA
- the atpG gene encoding ATP synthase F1 subunit gamma, with the protein MANLKEIRNRITSIKSTMQITSAMKMVSAAKLKKAQDAITAMRPYSSKLTELLQNLSATLDSDAGGVYSTQREVSKVLIVVVTSNRGLCGGFNSSITKTVIKTIKEKYSTVEVDLFAIGKKGGDVLTKQFNIVTSRNDIFDDLTFDNVALVAERLMELYAEGTYDKIELIYNQFKNAATQIPQVEQFLPIKPIEGVDVDAVSSEYIYEPSKLEIVEALIPKSLKTQLYKAIRDSFASEHGARMTAMHKATDNATDLRDDLLLTYNKARQAAITNEILEIVGGAEALKN; encoded by the coding sequence ATGGCAAACTTAAAAGAAATACGTAATAGAATTACCTCTATTAAATCTACAATGCAGATTACATCTGCCATGAAAATGGTATCTGCTGCAAAGTTAAAAAAAGCACAAGATGCAATTACGGCAATGCGTCCGTATTCGTCTAAACTAACTGAATTATTGCAAAATTTAAGTGCAACTTTAGATAGTGATGCAGGTGGGGTTTACTCTACTCAAAGAGAGGTTTCTAAGGTTTTAATAGTAGTAGTAACTTCTAATAGAGGTTTGTGTGGTGGTTTTAACTCATCAATTACAAAAACAGTTATTAAAACTATTAAAGAGAAATACAGTACTGTTGAAGTAGATTTATTTGCTATCGGTAAAAAAGGTGGTGATGTGTTAACTAAACAGTTTAATATTGTAACCTCTAGAAACGATATTTTTGATGATTTAACTTTTGACAATGTAGCTTTAGTTGCAGAAAGGTTAATGGAGTTATATGCAGAGGGTACGTATGATAAAATTGAGCTTATTTATAATCAATTTAAAAATGCTGCAACACAAATTCCTCAAGTAGAGCAATTTTTACCAATTAAACCAATAGAAGGTGTAGATGTAGATGCAGTTAGTTCTGAATATATTTATGAACCATCTAAATTAGAAATTGTTGAGGCATTAATACCTAAGTCATTAAAAACGCAATTATACAAAGCTATTAGAGATAGTTTTGCATCAGAACACGGTGCTCGTATGACTGCAATGCACAAAGCAACAGACAACGCTACAGATTTAAGAGACGATTTATTGTTAACTTATAACAAAGCACGTCAGGCAGCAATTACTAACGAAATTTTAGAAATTGTTGGTGGTGCAGAAGCATTAAAAAATTAG
- a CDS encoding four helix bundle protein: MSKLTESPIRIKSFQFACEIVKYCDTLKENKDFELASQLIRSGTSIGANTREAQRGVSKKDFKYKFGIALKEANETKYWLEILESTGRKVPAELNNKCEELIRILVAIIKNS, from the coding sequence ATGAGTAAGTTAACTGAAAGCCCTATAAGAATTAAAAGCTTTCAGTTTGCTTGCGAAATAGTTAAATATTGTGATACTCTTAAAGAAAATAAAGATTTTGAATTAGCATCTCAATTAATAAGAAGCGGAACAAGTATTGGAGCCAATACAAGAGAAGCACAAAGAGGAGTTAGTAAAAAAGATTTTAAATACAAATTTGGTATTGCTTTAAAAGAAGCTAATGAAACCAAATATTGGTTAGAAATTTTAGAATCAACAGGTAGAAAAGTACCAGCTGAATTGAATAATAAGTGTGAAGAGTTAATACGTATTTTGGTAGCAATTATCAAAAACTCATAA
- the atpA gene encoding F0F1 ATP synthase subunit alpha, with protein sequence MASIKPAEVSAILKQQLTNFEAKATLNEVGTVLQVGDGIARVYGLSNVQYGELVEFDNGLEGIVLNLEEDNVGVVLLGASTSIREGSNVKRTERIASLQAGEGVVGRVVDTLGNPIDGKGPITGKTYQMPLERRAPGVIYREPVTEPLQTGIKSIDAMIPVGRGQRELIIGDRQTGKSTVAIDTILNQKEFYDAGEPVYCIYVAIGQKASTVAAIANMLEEKGAMSYTTIVAANASDPAAMQVYAPFAGAAIGEFFRDTGRPALIVFDDLSKQAVAYREISLLLRRPPGREAYPGDVFYLHSRLLERAAKLINDDKIASEMNDLPDSLKGIVKGGGSLTALPIIETQAGDVSAYIPTNVISITDGQIFLDGDLFNSGVRPAINVGISVSRVGGNAQIKAMKKVSGTLKLDQAQYRELEAFAKFGSDLDAATMSVISKGQRNVEILKQAQNDPFSVEDQVAIIYAGSKNLLRDVPVNQVKKFERDYIDFLNAKHRDTLDTLKSGKLTPETIAVLEAAASEISKHFA encoded by the coding sequence ATGGCAAGTATCAAACCAGCTGAAGTATCAGCAATTTTAAAGCAACAGTTAACAAATTTTGAAGCAAAAGCTACTTTAAACGAAGTAGGTACTGTTTTACAAGTAGGAGATGGAATTGCTCGTGTTTACGGTCTTTCTAACGTTCAATATGGTGAATTAGTAGAATTCGATAATGGATTAGAAGGTATTGTATTAAACTTAGAAGAAGACAATGTAGGTGTTGTTTTATTAGGTGCATCAACTTCTATTAGAGAAGGATCTAACGTTAAACGTACAGAACGTATTGCCTCTTTACAAGCAGGTGAAGGCGTTGTTGGACGTGTTGTAGATACTTTAGGTAACCCTATTGATGGTAAAGGACCAATTACAGGTAAAACGTATCAAATGCCTTTAGAGCGTAGAGCTCCTGGTGTTATTTATAGAGAGCCAGTAACTGAACCATTACAAACTGGTATTAAATCTATTGATGCAATGATTCCTGTTGGACGTGGACAACGTGAGTTAATCATTGGAGATAGACAAACTGGTAAATCTACCGTTGCTATTGATACTATTTTAAATCAAAAAGAATTTTACGATGCTGGTGAACCAGTATATTGTATATATGTAGCTATTGGTCAAAAAGCTTCTACTGTTGCAGCAATTGCAAACATGTTAGAAGAAAAAGGCGCAATGTCTTATACTACAATCGTAGCAGCAAATGCATCAGATCCTGCAGCAATGCAAGTATATGCACCATTTGCTGGAGCTGCAATTGGAGAATTTTTTAGAGATACTGGTAGACCAGCTTTAATTGTTTTTGATGATTTATCTAAACAAGCAGTTGCATACCGTGAGATTTCTTTATTATTAAGAAGACCTCCAGGACGTGAGGCATATCCTGGTGATGTATTTTACTTACACTCTAGATTATTAGAACGTGCTGCAAAATTAATCAATGATGATAAAATTGCTAGTGAAATGAACGATTTACCAGATTCTTTAAAAGGAATTGTAAAAGGTGGAGGTTCTTTAACTGCATTACCAATTATTGAAACACAAGCAGGAGACGTTTCAGCATATATTCCAACAAACGTAATTTCGATTACAGATGGACAAATTTTCTTAGATGGAGATTTATTTAACTCTGGTGTTCGTCCAGCAATTAACGTAGGTATTTCTGTATCTCGTGTTGGTGGTAACGCTCAGATTAAAGCAATGAAAAAAGTATCTGGTACATTAAAATTAGATCAAGCTCAATACCGTGAATTAGAAGCGTTTGCAAAGTTTGGTTCTGATTTAGATGCAGCTACAATGAGTGTAATTTCTAAAGGACAACGTAACGTTGAAATTTTAAAGCAAGCTCAAAATGATCCTTTCTCAGTAGAAGATCAAGTTGCAATTATCTATGCAGGTTCTAAAAACTTATTAAGAGATGTACCTGTAAATCAAGTTAAGAAATTTGAGAGAGATTACATCGATTTCTTAAACGCAAAACATAGAGATACTTTAGATACATTAAAGTCTGGTAAATTAACACCAGAAACAATTGCAGTTTTAGAAGCAGCAGCTTCTGAAATTTCTAAACATTTTGCATAA
- the atpH gene encoding ATP synthase F1 subunit delta: MKNARAAIRYAKAILNLAKDSKEETAVNDDMLLIASTISENETFEVMLKSPIVKPSEKTKVLKALFEGKVNNITLGLFHLLQDNKRISMLLSIAKQYAIIYDFDKNIKVAKVTTAVPLTEEIEKKILAKIVSLTGDEANIENVVNPDILGGFILRVGDVQYDASISNYLYELKKEFDNSHFIPKI; the protein is encoded by the coding sequence ATGAAAAACGCAAGAGCAGCAATACGTTATGCAAAAGCAATTTTAAATCTTGCTAAAGATTCAAAAGAAGAAACTGCCGTAAATGACGATATGTTATTGATAGCTAGTACAATTTCTGAAAATGAAACTTTTGAAGTAATGCTAAAAAGTCCTATTGTTAAACCATCAGAAAAAACAAAAGTTTTAAAAGCTTTGTTTGAAGGTAAAGTAAACAATATTACACTTGGCTTGTTTCATTTATTACAAGATAATAAAAGAATATCAATGCTTCTTAGTATTGCAAAGCAATATGCTATTATTTATGATTTTGATAAGAATATAAAAGTAGCAAAGGTAACTACAGCAGTTCCTTTAACTGAAGAGATAGAAAAGAAAATTTTAGCTAAGATAGTATCTTTAACAGGAGACGAAGCTAATATAGAGAACGTAGTTAATCCAGATATTTTAGGAGGATTTATTTTACGTGTGGGAGATGTGCAATATGATGCAAGTATCTCTAATTATTTATACGAATTGAAAAAGGAATTTGACAACAGTCATTTTATTCCAAAAATTTAA
- a CDS encoding F0F1 ATP synthase subunit B, whose product METLLNDFSPGLFAMQVVILIILLILMKKFAWKPILNSLEERETGIEDALEAAENARKEMQNLQADNEKLLKEARAEREAMMKDARDIRDNMLAEAKEDAKEVTSKLIEKAQASIQQEKQAAIADIKKNVAELSIGIAESVIKKELSNKKDQLELVEGLLKDVTLN is encoded by the coding sequence ATGGAAACTTTATTAAACGACTTTTCACCAGGCTTATTTGCAATGCAAGTAGTAATCTTAATTATCTTATTAATTTTGATGAAAAAATTTGCTTGGAAGCCAATTCTAAACTCTTTAGAAGAAAGAGAAACAGGTATAGAAGATGCATTAGAAGCTGCAGAAAATGCACGTAAAGAAATGCAAAATCTACAAGCAGATAATGAGAAATTATTAAAAGAAGCTAGAGCAGAAAGAGAAGCAATGATGAAAGATGCTAGAGATATTAGAGATAATATGCTAGCAGAAGCAAAAGAAGATGCAAAAGAAGTTACTTCTAAATTAATAGAAAAAGCACAAGCATCAATTCAGCAAGAAAAGCAAGCTGCTATAGCCGATATTAAGAAAAACGTTGCCGAATTATCTATTGGTATCGCAGAATCAGTAATTAAAAAAGAATTATCTAATAAAAAAGATCAACTAGAATTAGTTGAAGGACTTTTAAAAGATGTTACTTTAAACTAA
- the atpE gene encoding ATP synthase F0 subunit C, whose amino-acid sequence MYNLIGAGLIVIGGGLGLGQIGGKAMESIARQPEAAGKIQTAMIIIGALLEGLAFGALILGK is encoded by the coding sequence ATGTACAATTTAATTGGAGCAGGATTAATCGTAATCGGAGGAGGACTTGGATTAGGTCAAATCGGTGGAAAAGCAATGGAAAGTATTGCACGTCAACCTGAAGCAGCTGGTAAAATTCAAACCGCAATGATCATCATTGGTGCCTTATTAGAAGGATTAGCATTTGGTGCATTAATCTTAGGGAAATAA
- the atpB gene encoding F0F1 ATP synthase subunit A → MGIAQKTIKFLTIAVIALITTTSFAFESGKKIDDQNDGGQVNTKEEVKAYIEHHLKDSHDFAFYSYTNDANERKHVGFPLPVIVWTTEGLVTFMSSAFHHNDDGHVIVEKNGLKFAKIHSKIYELENGAATVSFDDAHHATNASKVLDFSITKSVVGILFAGFLMFLGFSRLAKQYKFRKIPIGFSRVLEPLVLYVRDEIARPNIGEKKYKKFTGFLLTVFFFIWILNLLGLTPFGFNVTGQIAVTLALALFTMVIYLVNGTKDFWMHTLWMPGVPYILRPILAVIELAGFILIKPFSLLVRLFANITAGHFIVMSLIALMVTMKEAFGPVASTGMSLALALFIMVIEILVAFLQAYIFTMLSSLFIGMAVEEHDHH, encoded by the coding sequence ATGGGTATTGCACAAAAAACAATCAAATTTCTTACAATAGCTGTAATAGCTCTTATTACAACTACAAGTTTCGCATTTGAATCAGGTAAAAAAATCGACGACCAAAACGACGGCGGACAAGTAAACACCAAAGAAGAGGTAAAAGCTTATATAGAGCATCACCTTAAAGATTCTCATGATTTCGCATTTTACTCTTACACAAATGATGCCAATGAAAGAAAACATGTAGGTTTTCCGCTTCCTGTTATTGTTTGGACTACAGAAGGTTTAGTTACTTTTATGTCATCTGCATTCCATCATAATGATGATGGACATGTAATTGTAGAAAAAAACGGATTAAAATTCGCAAAAATACACAGTAAAATTTACGAGTTAGAAAACGGAGCTGCAACAGTTTCTTTTGACGATGCTCATCATGCTACAAACGCTAGTAAAGTTTTAGATTTTTCTATCACTAAATCTGTTGTAGGTATTTTATTTGCAGGTTTTTTAATGTTCTTAGGATTCTCTAGATTGGCAAAACAATATAAATTTAGAAAAATACCAATAGGTTTTAGTCGTGTTTTAGAACCATTGGTTTTATACGTTAGAGACGAAATTGCAAGACCAAACATTGGTGAGAAAAAATACAAAAAATTTACGGGCTTTTTATTAACCGTGTTTTTCTTTATCTGGATTTTAAACTTATTAGGTTTAACTCCATTTGGATTTAACGTTACGGGTCAAATTGCTGTTACATTAGCATTGGCATTATTTACAATGGTAATCTATTTAGTAAATGGTACAAAAGATTTTTGGATGCACACATTATGGATGCCAGGTGTACCTTATATTTTAAGACCTATATTAGCAGTTATAGAATTAGCAGGTTTTATTTTAATTAAACCGTTTTCATTACTTGTACGTTTATTCGCAAACATTACTGCGGGTCACTTTATTGTAATGAGTTTAATTGCATTAATGGTAACAATGAAAGAAGCATTCGGACCAGTAGCATCTACAGGAATGTCTTTAGCATTGGCTTTGTTTATAATGGTTATAGAAATCTTAGTAGCCTTTTTACAAGCATACATTTTTACAATGTTATCATCATTATTTATTGGAATGGCTGTTGAAGAACATGACCACCACTAA
- a CDS encoding DUF6168 family protein, with product MIKIVITYCITLALLFIICFFSHSYLIEKQGLILHFKLVEIYEFNVGFSILVCTNFVAFSFVDKFKQKLSYIYLGAIFIKLILFKLAFYDTLFVKETLSVTEKLSLLIPTVIFLSTDAFFVAKLLNKKQ from the coding sequence ATGATTAAAATTGTTATTACGTATTGCATTACCTTAGCCTTACTTTTTATTATATGTTTCTTTAGCCATAGTTATTTAATAGAAAAACAAGGACTAATATTGCACTTTAAACTAGTAGAAATCTACGAATTTAATGTTGGTTTCTCTATATTGGTTTGTACTAATTTTGTGGCATTTTCATTTGTTGATAAGTTCAAACAAAAATTAAGTTACATATATCTTGGTGCCATTTTTATTAAATTAATATTGTTTAAATTAGCTTTCTACGACACCCTATTTGTAAAGGAAACACTATCTGTAACAGAAAAACTATCTTTGTTAATTCCAACAGTTATTTTTTTATCAACAGATGCTTTTTTTGTAGCTAAATTACTGAACAAAAAACAATAA
- a CDS encoding AtpZ/AtpI family protein: MTKKTDQKKPLNKAIRLSGAGLQMGITIYLGFLLGKWLDIKFKTSFLTETITLFAIFVATYSLIKQANKIND; encoded by the coding sequence ATGACAAAAAAAACCGATCAGAAAAAACCGCTTAATAAAGCAATAAGACTCTCTGGTGCGGGTTTGCAAATGGGGATAACTATTTATTTAGGCTTCTTGTTAGGAAAATGGTTAGACATAAAATTTAAAACTTCTTTCTTAACAGAAACAATAACATTATTTGCCATCTTTGTAGCTACCTATTCGTTAATAAAACAAGCCAATAAAATTAATGATTAA
- a CDS encoding polymer-forming cytoskeletal protein — protein MFNSKSKQPLNKKVMERNVLAKNTKIVGDIKSDGDFRIDGSLEGTLVTNGRVIIGTEGYIKGKIECTNADIEGKFSGNLLVSNTLTVKTNANITGEVIIGKLSVEPGATFNATCTMKGAVKELNSSNDKKNRSEKTA, from the coding sequence ATGTTTAATAGTAAAAGTAAACAACCACTAAATAAAAAAGTTATGGAAAGAAATGTTTTAGCTAAAAACACAAAAATTGTTGGCGACATTAAATCTGATGGCGATTTTAGAATTGATGGCTCATTAGAAGGAACCTTAGTTACAAATGGAAGAGTTATTATTGGTACAGAAGGCTATATAAAAGGAAAAATAGAATGTACCAACGCAGATATAGAAGGTAAGTTTTCTGGAAATCTTTTAGTATCAAACACGCTAACCGTAAAAACGAATGCAAACATTACTGGAGAGGTAATAATAGGCAAACTATCTGTAGAACCAGGTGCTACATTTAATGCAACCTGTACTATGAAAGGAGCTGTAAAAGAATTAAATTCTAGTAATGACAAAAAAAACCGATCAGAAAAAACCGCTTAA
- a CDS encoding lipopolysaccharide assembly protein LapB gives MNYTKKIVLAIAVFSVINSCSTRKDTVISRNWHALNTKYNVLFNGKEAFNKGIEDINEGYKDDWFTQIPIEPIKFEEDKVTIPNLNTGMGAGFNDDNGNEEDKATTPFGIAEEKAVKAIQKHGMNIKDVERNRQIDDAYLLLGKARYYEQRFIPAIEAFNYVIATYPDADLIAETKIWRAKANIRNDNEEFAIESMNLLLKVKDTLEVDLPEVIREQGYTALAMAYIKSDSIDNAKKYLIKSTETLKNRNQGARNLFVLGQIYSSENKKDSASLAFNKIINFKKAPYKYKMHAHIELAKNSTSDSTSAFILEKMQDLIKERENRPYLDELYYQVGFLHEQNDSINLAVDYYNKSLRAESDNVKQKTFTYEKLGNINYKNSEYIVASSYYDSIINIAADTLNLRFRRIKRKHKNLASLINFEKTVSENDSILKIVALSKPAQEAFFQKYIDNLKKKDEEAAQLKLNQQAFGDTFGGNQLKSNNKGKWYFYNSQSISFGKSEFEKIWGNRVLEDNWRWSGTIGTNTTEQDSIVVNTKNLRYDLASYLETIPSEKEKIDTLNINRNKALYELGVIYKEQFKDIRLALERLERVNNLNPSKELVLPINWHLYQIYNDLGNAIKTNEHKNIILTDYPTTKFAQVIKHPNKPLDDAVSKNEIEESYKEMYYLYNESKFKETVLKIDALLPTLQDSKLLPKFELLKAYAIGKHQDIETYKTALDFVAVNYGNTEEGKKAKEIIKQLNK, from the coding sequence GTGAATTACACCAAAAAAATAGTTTTAGCAATTGCTGTATTTTCAGTTATAAACTCTTGTAGCACAAGAAAAGATACTGTAATTAGTAGAAACTGGCATGCCTTAAACACAAAGTACAATGTGTTGTTTAATGGTAAAGAAGCTTTTAATAAAGGAATTGAAGACATTAACGAAGGCTATAAAGATGATTGGTTTACACAAATACCTATAGAACCTATTAAATTTGAAGAAGACAAAGTTACCATACCAAATCTAAATACTGGTATGGGTGCTGGTTTTAATGATGACAACGGAAACGAAGAAGATAAAGCCACCACTCCTTTTGGTATTGCAGAAGAAAAAGCTGTAAAAGCAATCCAAAAACACGGAATGAATATTAAAGATGTAGAGCGCAACAGACAAATTGATGATGCGTATCTATTATTAGGAAAAGCACGTTATTATGAACAACGTTTTATACCTGCCATAGAAGCATTTAATTATGTAATTGCTACGTATCCGGATGCAGATTTAATTGCAGAAACTAAAATATGGAGAGCAAAAGCAAATATTAGAAATGATAATGAAGAGTTTGCTATTGAATCTATGAACTTACTTCTTAAAGTAAAAGACACCTTAGAAGTAGATTTACCAGAAGTAATTAGAGAACAAGGGTACACCGCTTTGGCGATGGCCTATATAAAATCTGACAGCATAGACAATGCAAAAAAATACTTAATTAAATCTACAGAAACCCTAAAGAATAGAAACCAAGGTGCTAGAAACCTCTTTGTTTTAGGTCAGATTTATAGTTCAGAAAATAAAAAAGATTCCGCATCCTTAGCATTCAATAAAATTATCAACTTTAAGAAAGCACCTTACAAATACAAAATGCATGCTCATATAGAATTGGCAAAAAATTCTACGAGCGATTCTACTTCCGCTTTCATTTTAGAGAAAATGCAAGACTTAATTAAAGAAAGAGAAAACAGACCTTATTTAGATGAATTGTATTATCAGGTTGGTTTTTTACACGAGCAAAACGATAGCATAAATTTAGCGGTAGATTATTACAATAAATCTCTTAGAGCTGAATCTGATAATGTAAAACAGAAAACATTTACTTACGAAAAATTAGGGAACATCAATTATAAAAATTCAGAATACATCGTAGCAAGTTCTTATTATGACAGTATTATAAACATTGCTGCTGACACTTTAAATTTAAGGTTTAGACGTATTAAAAGAAAGCATAAAAATTTAGCTTCTTTAATTAATTTTGAAAAAACGGTTTCTGAAAATGATAGTATTTTAAAAATTGTAGCACTTTCTAAACCAGCACAAGAAGCTTTTTTTCAAAAATATATAGACAACTTAAAAAAGAAAGACGAAGAAGCTGCTCAGTTAAAACTAAACCAACAAGCCTTTGGTGATACATTTGGCGGAAATCAATTAAAATCGAACAACAAAGGAAAATGGTATTTCTACAATTCTCAATCTATAAGTTTTGGTAAATCAGAATTTGAAAAAATATGGGGAAATAGAGTTTTAGAAGATAATTGGAGATGGTCTGGTACTATTGGCACAAACACAACAGAACAAGATTCTATAGTTGTAAACACCAAAAATTTACGCTACGACTTGGCAAGTTATTTAGAAACAATCCCTTCAGAAAAAGAAAAAATAGATACTTTAAATATTAACAGAAATAAAGCTTTATACGAATTAGGTGTTATTTATAAAGAACAATTTAAAGATATAAGGCTAGCACTTGAGCGCTTAGAAAGAGTTAATAACTTAAACCCAAGTAAAGAATTAGTGTTACCAATTAATTGGCATTTATATCAAATTTATAATGACCTAGGCAATGCTATAAAAACAAATGAACATAAAAATATAATTCTTACAGACTACCCTACTACAAAGTTTGCACAAGTAATTAAACACCCAAACAAACCGCTTGATGATGCCGTTTCTAAAAATGAAATTGAAGAATCTTATAAAGAAATGTATTATCTATATAATGAAAGTAAGTTTAAAGAAACAGTTCTTAAAATAGATGCATTACTACCAACGCTACAAGACTCGAAACTATTACCGAAATTCGAGCTCTTAAAAGCCTATGCTATAGGGAAACACCAAGATATAGAGACTTATAAAACAGCTCTAGATTTTGTAGCTGTTAATTACGGAAATACAGAAGAAGGGAAAAAAGCAAAAGAGATAATCAAACAATTAAATAAATAA
- a CDS encoding ABC transporter ATP-binding protein, whose protein sequence is MITIDTITKKYGKTEVLNVTSVEIPTGQSFGLVGNNGAGKTTLFNILLDLIRPTTGSITNHKIVVNQSEDWKNFTGSFLDESFLIGYLTAEEYFDFIGDLRGMNKADVTSFLTQFDDFFNGEITGKKKYLRDLSKGNQKKAGIVAALMGNPKVVILDEPFANLDPTTQIRLKTIIKKLTENRDITVLISSHDLTHVTEVCERIVVLDKGNVVKDLETSTETLEELESYFSVEA, encoded by the coding sequence ATGATTACAATAGATACAATTACTAAAAAATACGGAAAAACAGAAGTTTTAAATGTAACATCAGTAGAAATACCTACCGGACAAAGCTTTGGTTTAGTAGGTAATAACGGCGCAGGAAAAACAACTTTGTTTAATATACTTTTAGATTTAATTAGACCTACAACAGGGAGTATTACAAACCATAAAATTGTTGTAAACCAAAGTGAAGATTGGAAAAACTTTACAGGTTCTTTTTTAGATGAATCTTTTTTAATTGGTTATTTAACTGCAGAAGAATATTTCGATTTTATTGGAGATTTACGCGGCATGAACAAAGCAGATGTAACATCTTTTCTAACTCAGTTTGATGACTTTTTTAATGGAGAAATTACCGGAAAGAAAAAATACTTGAGAGATTTAAGTAAAGGAAATCAGAAAAAAGCCGGAATTGTTGCTGCGTTAATGGGAAATCCTAAAGTTGTAATTCTAGACGAACCTTTTGCTAATTTAGATCCAACCACACAAATAAGATTAAAAACGATTATTAAAAAGTTAACCGAAAACAGAGATATTACCGTTTTAATTTCTAGTCACGATTTAACCCACGTAACCGAAGTTTGTGAGCGAATTGTAGTTTTAGACAAGGGTAATGTGGTAAAAGATTTAGAAACATCTACAGAAACTTTAGAGGAATTAGAAAGCTATTTTTCTGTAGAAGCTTAG